A part of Toxotes jaculatrix isolate fToxJac2 chromosome 24, fToxJac2.pri, whole genome shotgun sequence genomic DNA contains:
- the LOC121177865 gene encoding target of Nesh-SH3-like isoform X6: MASIALLLRVLLLLLGASVLFSGVPAQRIRVRRQNMKVRINATGDTIVMKFVRPSPDVKLEGYILGYGSSMFSKQFIQLPENGQPYETEMDAEPKYLVAVQPIPVNDVKKHCTGKVNLERPLHLVIGSISPTAVLLSWGNYLKTPYEGNIMNECLEDGFYTIRYRERNRKWIYQTCPTSDTVIDNLKPNTPYEFGVRSNKDDRSGTWSKPVIHNTNMGNKNAQKYKLRNSLIKPMKPHGPHTLGPVHPALHNRTHPEFPSLKSPGFPGAPRTSFAPPESQKETLPLPGSAEPKWPHVSLDKGNSVKNDTNRPVDPPPSALPRLLPTKAPSANTTASPVTKLPSHGDSLQGQTAKAPSNAPEKPHNPAAFGKSQDGSSLLRTALANERAKTNSWVNGQPRRGMSPPKPALWSRPRLVNNSLLEDKKSEFPDVFGRAGPTVEERFYGSPAHPTINKRPNMVGKPGETVKVSSFKQTDKLPVHKHNVPPATAKPTKQERRQTTTVPPTTAATRQETWEDSDLFKSQPTSDVDAMGKKRYVAPHVIYQTGKKPDEPCSITSSLNYFPEDEPGETNVTAPPKSPPSNLTVVTVEGCPSFIILDWEKTDNVTTEYEVISTAKGPDGEQVSILTTNQTHTTVENLKPESSYEFKVKPKNELGAGPPSEPVSFNTESADPRVSENVSGKDAIWTQFPFKTDSYSDCHGKQYVKRTWYRKFVGVQLCNSLRYKIYLSDSLNGKFYNIGDQTGFGEDHCQFVDSFLDGRTGRQLRADQLLSRPGFYRAVRQEPVHFGQIGGHSHVNYVSWYECGTPIPGKW; this comes from the exons ATGGCGAGCATCGCTCTTCTCCTGCGagtcctcctcctgctgctcggAGCGTCGGTTCTCTTCAGCGGCGTCCCTGCACAGAGGATCAGAG TTCGGCGTCAGAACATGAAGGTTCGGATCAACGCCACCGGCGACACCATCGTGATGAAGTTTGTGCGTCCGAGTCCTGACGTGAAGCTGGAGGGTTATATTCTGGGATACGGCAGCAGCATGTTCTCCAAACAGTTCATCCAGCTGCCAGAGAATGGACAGCCCTACGAGACGGAGATGG ACGCAGAGCCCAAGTACCTGGTGGCTGTGCAGCCAATCCCTGTCAACGATGTGAAGAAACACTGCACAG GTAAGGTGAACCTGGAGAGGCCGCTCCACCTGGTAATTGGCTCCATCAGCCCGACGGCAGTGCTGCTGTCCTGGGGAAACTACCTGAAAACGCCCTACGAAGGGAACATCATGAACGAGTGTCTGGAGGACGG GTTTTACACCATCCGCTacagggagagaaacaggaagtggatttACCAGACCTGCCCGACCAGCGACACGGTCATCGACAACCTGAAACCCAATACGCCGTACGAGTTCGGTGTGCGATCGAACAAGGACGACCGCAGTGGCACGTGGAGCAAACCGGTCATCCACAACACCAACATGGGCA ataaaaatgCACAGAAGTACAAGCTGAGAAACTCTCTCATCAAGCCGATG aaaCCTCATGGACCTCACACTCTGGGTCCTGTTCATCCAG CTCTGCACAACCGGACACATCCTGAATTTCCTTCACTCAAAAGCCCAGGTTTCCCCGGAGCTCCACGCACTTCCTTTG CGCCACCTGAGAGCCAGAAGGAAACTTTACCTCTTCCCGGCTCTGCTGAGCCTAAATGGCCTCATGTGTCACTCG ACAAAGGAAACTCTGTTAAAAACGACACCAACCGTCCGGTGGatcctcctccttctgcccTCCCCCGACTCCTGCCCACCAAAGCCCCTTCCGCCAACACCACAGCCTCCCCTGTTACTAAATTACCCTCACATGGTGACTCGCTTCAGGGGCAGACTGCTAAGGCACCCTCTAATGCACCTGAGAAGCCTCATAACCCTGCTG cttTTGGCAAATCACAGGATGGATCATCGCTGCTGAGAACAGCTCTGGCCAATGAGAGGGCTAAAACTAACAGCTGGG TAAATGGACAGCCACGCCGGGGCATGTCCCCGCCTAAACCAGCCTTATGGTCCAGACCTCgactgg TCAACAACTCACTGCTGGAGGACAAGAAGTCTGAGTTCCCCGATGTGTTTGGTCGTGCGGGTCCCACCGTGGAAGAGCGGTTCTATG GATCCCCGGCTCACCCAACGATCAACAAGAGGCCCAACATGGTGGGAAAACCCGGAGAAACAG TGAAGGTGAGCAGCTTTAAGCAGACAGACAAGCTGCCAGTCCACAAACACAATGTCCCACCAGCAACCGCCAAGCCAACCAAACAGGAGCGGAGACAGACCACAACTGTTCCACCCACAACAGCTG CGACCCGACAGGAAACCTGGGAGGACTCAGACCTGTTCAAATCACAGCCAACCTCTGATGTCGACGCCATGGGCAAGAAACGCTACGTGG CGCCTCACGTCATCTACCAAACAGGAAAGAAACCGGACGAGCCTTgctccatcacctcctccctcaACTACTTTCCTGAAGACGAACCAGGCGAAACAAACGTGACAGCTCCACCCAAGAGCCCGCCCTCCAACCTCACTGTAGTAACGGTGGAGGGATGCCCGTCCTTCATCATCCTGGACTGGGAGAAAACTGACAATGTCACCACAG AGTATGAAGTCATCTCCACCGCTAAAGGACCTGATGGCGAGCAGGTGTCCATCCTGACCACCAACCAGACTCACACTACCGTGGAGAACCTCAAACCtgagagcag TTACGAGTTCAAGGTGAAGCCAAAGAACGAGCTGGGTGCAGGTCCTCCCAGTGAACCGGTGTCCTTCAACACAGAGTCCG CGGATCCTCGGGTCAGCGAGAACGTTTCAG GTAAAGACGCCATCTGGACTCAGTTCCCCTTTAAGACGGACTCGTACTCTGACTGCCACGGTAAACAGTACGTGAAGAGGACCTGGTACCGCAAGTTTGTGGGCGTCCAGCTGTGTAACTCACTCAGGTACAAGATCTACCTGAGCGACTCGCTCAACG GTAAATTCTACAACATCGGAGATCAGACCGGCTTCGGCGAGGATCACTGTCAGTTCGTCGATTCCTTCCTGGATGGAAGGACAGGCCGGCAGCTGAGAGCCGACCAGCTACTGTCCAGACCCG GTTTCTACAGAGCCGTGCGTCAGGAGCCCGTCCACTTTGGCCAGATTGGAGGACACTCCCACGTCAACTACGTCTCATGGTACGAGTGTGGAACGCCCATCCCTGGCAAATGGTAG